One window of the Cryptomeria japonica chromosome 7, Sugi_1.0, whole genome shotgun sequence genome contains the following:
- the LOC131037154 gene encoding TMV resistance protein N isoform X1, with the protein MASTSASSCNTGCQQENEHTNASEGIVPSPSTSVTASMGSLFSSCFSWFSFLVSLCSTKSHSVPLTSASSIRVRDDCEGISPSPSATHAFEQVTPSPSTSGRSTMPEGKLPYDIFINHRGPDAKKTLATDLYNTLNGMGLRVFLDSQELELGDFLPTEIEEVMRRASLHIAILSPRYAQSPWCLAELSFMLKTRTPIVPIFYHIEPADVRHAKGVYAEAFSEHQKKGRYTSEKLQDWKNALNNVSYNVGGIIHNEDDEGSLLMSIINHVLKMIKNVPFVVAKHPIGLDEAVIDFERTFQSEESSHTVQIVGIWGMGGSGKTTLAKQFFNNKYTTMEKSSFLFDVREAASKSVLHDKQKKLLEDLGLHGLSLDNIEEGKGILANRLRSVRVLIILDDVDNEDQLDALVPNKNSLGWGSLIVVTTRELEVLQQWGISSIYKMKLLDPLHAKQLFCWHAFLKPTPLQEFEDLVESFLKVCNGLPLSLKIFGAQLYGKSSKDYWKTQLHKISRILHKDVKDRLKISYDALDDEEKQIFLDTACFFIGEKKTSAIAAWDGSGWSGQHSCERLLNKCFIELDDDDCIRMHDHLRDLGREIANHQSPHRLWSTQQIINIDSETQRIGIRGIMATTTGCTSEVEEISLCFQGRKIRVNTNRGYYSFTPSLLGLKILHVRGNYFNQVIADISKDLVWLRWFAIGHNNLGSLGSLKKLRVLELYGKKFSNHFSEELWETDGDAPVQLRELVISECHNFQRFPKSIGFLKDLQKLVLTNEYGNEMKNLPKEFCLLQSLEHLELSGCQKLSSLPSSFGQLRNLRHIDLSGCEELKKLPVSFKELTLLQHLNLKGCSKLTLESDILENMMKLENLDLSNCERLEELPRHITNQVSLRELHLYGIRMLREIPMNISQLSKLKVMEIGSELLTSLPTSLGDLCSLTSLIISECPKLECVPDTLGHLNLLEYLEISNSGVKSLPQSTGQLNNLQRLDIHGCPISQLDLRAWLFASSLCSLKQINLSRTEVSKISIPRDCCPGLRTIFIDYNKHLTEIEILPSTVESIRLMECKMVRSIWGIDGLVNMQWLMITDCPKLDALPNFAQFSSLRVFELRGCYRVKKIHGLEHCTALEELTAETRWKEAGIECLERMERLRIVNLTATNRSSVEGCIQSMQNLQNLPDKILICTRAVPDASSFVNFVSNYLSVINSNDKQNMSFNADGTLVCFVVECQSPKTNLLLMGGNVGCYKSISWAEVEKGKWVWIALFSQFSEWHNEKVYHVSTSPGSLEGAFSIPIRHQKGTIPLSFNMSQSPVNIISTVPSYEVEIAYAVGAKMERLVEAFKFLWQTVPN; encoded by the exons ATGGCATCTACTTCTGCTTCTAGTTGTAATACTGGATGTCAACAAGAGAATGAGCATACAAATGCATCTGAAGGAATTGTTCCATCTCCATCTACTTCTGTTACAGCCTCAATGGGATCCCTGTTTTCATCCTGTTTTAGCTGGTTTTCTTTCTTAGTTTCTCTCTGTTCAACTAAATCCCATTCTGTGCCATTAACATCTGCCTCTAGTATTCGGGTTAGAGATGATTGTGAGGGCATCTCACCATCTCCATCCGCCACACATGCTTTTGAACAAGTTACACCATCTCCTTCTACTTCTGGTAGATCCACAATGCCAGAGGGAAAGCTGCCCTATGATATATTTATTAATCATCGTGGCCCTGATGCAAAAAAGACACTCGCCACCGATCTCTACAATACCCTCAATGGCATGGGATTGAGGGTTTTCCTTGATTCCCAAGAGCTTGAATTGGGGGATTTCTTGCCTACAGAGATTGAAGAAGTAATGCGCAGGGCTTCACTTCATATAGCTATACTTTCTCCGAGGTATGCACAATCCCCATGGTGTTTGGCGGAGCTTTCATTTATGCTTAAAACACGCACTCCAATTGTCCCTATTTTCTATCATATTGAGCCTGCTGATGTCCGACATGCGAAAGGAGTCTATGCTGAGGCATTTTCAGAGCACCAAAAGAAGGGTAGGTATACCTCAGAAAAACTTCAGGATTGGAAGAACGCACTCAACAATGTTTCATATAATGTTGGTGGCATCATTCATAATGAAGA TGACGAGGGGAGCCTGCTCATGAGTATTAtcaatcatgttttgaagatgataAAAAATGTGCCATTTGTGGTTGCCAAACATCCAATTGGCCTAGATGAAGCTGTCATAGACTTTGAAAGGACATTTCAATCTGAAGAAAGCTCCCACACTGTGCAAATTGTGGGAATTTGGGGCATGGGAGGCTCTGGCAAAACTACTCTTGCCAAACAATTCTTTAACAATAAATACACAACTATGGAAAAGTCTAGTTTTCTCTTTGATGTTAGAGAAGCTGCATCAAAAAGTGTATTGCACGATAAACAAAAAAAGCTCTTAGAGGACCTTGGTCTCCATGGTCTGTCACTTGACAATATAGAAGAAGGGAAGGGAATCCTTGCCAACCGTTTGAGATCTGTTCGAGTGCTGATCATTCTAGATGATGTGGACAATGAAGATCAATTAGATGCTCTAGTGCCTAATAAGAACAGTCTTGGATGGGGTAGTTTGATTGTAGTTACTACAAGAGAACTTGAAGTCCTTCAACAATGGGGCATTTCATCCATTTATAAAATGAAACTATTAGATCCACTTCATGCCAAGCAACTGTTTTGTTGGCATGCTTTCTTGAAGCCTACTCCACTCCAAGAGTTTGAAGATTTGGTTGAAAGCTTTCTAAAGGTTTGCAATGGATTACCATTGTCTTTAAAGATTTTTGGAGCACAGTTATATGGTAAATCTAGCAAAGATTATTGGAAGACTCAATTGCATAAGATTTCTAGGATACTACATAAAGATGTCAAGGATAGACTAAAAATAAGTTATGATGCATTAGATGATGAAGAGAAGCAGATATTCTTAGATACTGCATGCTTTTTCATTGGAGAGAAGAAAACTTCAGCAATTGCAGCTTGGGATGGATCAGGGTGGAGTGGTCAGCATAGCTGTGAAAGACTTTTAAATAAGTGTTTCATTGAACTTGATGATGATGACTGCATACGAATGCATGACCATTTAAGAGATTTGGGCAGAGAAATTGCAAATCATCAGTCACCCCACCGTCTCTGGTCTACCCAGCAGATTATTAATATTGATAGTGAAACACAG AGAATTGGCATTCGGGGAATAATGGCCACGACTACTGGCTGCACAAGCGAGGTTGAGGAGATATCTCTATGTTTCCAGGGAAGGAAGATCAGAGTTAACACAAACAGAGGATATTATTCTTTCACACCCTCTTTGCTTGGATTGAAAATTTTACATGTTAGAGGAAATTATTTTAATCAAGTGATCGCTGATATATCTAAAGATCTGGTATGGCTTCGCTGGTTTGCTATTGGGCATAACAATCTGGGTTCACTAGGTTCATTGAAAAAATTGAGGGTTTTAGAACTCTATGGAAAAAAGTTCTCGAACCATTTCTCAGAAGAACTGTGGGAGACTGACGGTGAT GCTCCTGTTCAGTTAAGAGAGTTGGTTATTTCTGAATGCCATAATTTCCAAAGATTTCCAAAGTCAATAGGATTTCTCAAGGATTTGCAGAAACTAGTTCTTACAAACGAATATGGGAACGAGATGAAGAACCTACCAAAAGAATTTTGCCTTCTTCAATCATTGGAGCATCTGGAATTATCTGGGTGTCAAAAGCTATCGTCATTACCCAGCAGTTTTGGTCAATTGAGAAACCTTAGGCATATTGATTTGTCCGGTTGTGAGGAATTGAAGAAGCTGCCAGTCTCTTTTAAGGAGCTCACCCTCCTGCAACACCTCAACTTAAAGGGATGTTCTAAACTCACCTTAGAGTCAGATATTCTAGAAAATATGATGAAGCTTGAGAATTTAGACCTTTCCAACTGTGAGCGACTGGAAGAGTTACCTCGTCACATCACAAATCAGGTGTCTTTGAGAGAACTTCATTTATATGGCATCCGCATGTTAAGGGAGATACCAATGAATATCAGTCAGCTGAGCAAGTTGAAAGTGATGGAGATCGGGAGTGAGTTACTCACAAGTTTGCCGACATCTCTTGGAGATTTGTGCTCTTTGACTAGTCTTATAATTAGTGAATGTCCCAAGCTGGAATGTGTGCCAGACACACTAGGGCATCTTAATCTCTTAGAATATTTAGAGATTTCTAATTCAGGAGTGAAATCTTTACCACAATCAACGGGGCAACTAAATAATCTTCAAAGACTGGATATTCATGGGTGCCCAATCAGCCAATTGGATCTCCGGGCGTGGTTGTTTGCTTCTTCTCTCTGCAGCCTTAAGCAGATAAATTTGTCTAGAACAGAAGTGTCCAAGATTTCCATCCCTCGGGACTGTTGTCCAGGCCTTCGGACTATCTTCATTGACTATAATAAACATCTAACGGAGATAGAAATTCTACCAAGTACAGTGGAGAGCATAAGATTGATGGAGTGTAAAATGGTGAGGAGCATATGGGGTATTGATGGTCTGGTAAATATGCAATGGCTGATGATAACTGATTGCCCCAAGTTAGATGCGCTTCCCAATTTTGCCCAATTTTCATCTCTCCGAGTATTTGAACTCAGAGGCTGCTACAGAGTTAAGAAAATACATGGCTTGGAGCATTGCACAGCTTTGGAGGAGCTGACAGCAGAAACGAGGTGGAAGGAGGCGGGCATAGAATGTTTGGAGCGCATGGAAAGATTGAGGATTGTGAATCTCACAGCGACCAACAGATCAAGTGTTGAAGGTTGCATTCAAAGCATGCAG AATTTGCAGAACTTGCCAGACAAAATTCTGATATGTACGCGGGCAGTCCCTGATGCGAGTTCATTTGTAAACTTTGTCTCTAACTATCTCTCTGTCATCAACTCAAATGATAAGCAGAATATGAGTTTCAATGCCGATGGAACACTGGTATGCTTTGTTGTGGAATGCCAGTCTCCTAAAACAAATTTGCTGTTAATGGGCGGTAATGTGGGCTGTTACAAGAGCATATCTTGGGCGGAGGTGGAGAAGGGTAAATGGGTATGGATAGCCCTGTTCTCACAATTTTCCGAGTGGCACAATGAAAAGGTGTATCATGTATCCACATCACCAGGGAGCTTGGAAGGAGCATTCTCAATCCCCATAAGACATCAAAAAGGAACAATACCGCTAAGCTTTAACATGTCACAAAGCCCAGTGAACATCATAAGCACAGTCCCTTCATATGAGGTGGAAATAGCATATGCTGTGGGGGCAAAAATGGAGAGGCTTGTGGAGGCTTTCAAATTCTTATGGCAGACAGTACCAAATTAA
- the LOC131037154 gene encoding TMV resistance protein N isoform X2: MASTSASSCNTGCQQENEHTNASEGIVPSPSTSVTASMGSLFSSCFSWFSFLVSLCSTKSHSVPLTSASSIRVRDDCEGISPSPSATHAFEQVTPSPSTSGRSTMPEGKLPYDIFINHRGPDAKKTLATDLYNTLNGMGLRVFLDSQELELGDFLPTEIEEVMRRASLHIAILSPRYAQSPWCLAELSFMLKTRTPIVPIFYHIEPADVRHAKGVYAEAFSEHQKKGRYTSEKLQDWKNALNNVSYNVGGIIHNEDDEGSLLMSIINHVLKMIKNVPFVVAKHPIGLDEAVIDFERTFQSEESSHTVQIVGIWGMGGSGKTTLAKQFFNNKYTTMEKSSFLFDVREAASKSVLHDKQKKLLEDLGLHGLSLDNIEEGKGILANRLRSVRVLIILDDVDNEDQLDALVPNKNSLGWGSLIVVTTRELEVLQQWGISSIYKMKLLDPLHAKQLFCWHAFLKPTPLQEFEDLVESFLKVCNGLPLSLKIFGAQLYGKSSKDYWKTQLHKISRILHKDVKDRLKISYDALDDEEKQIFLDTACFFIGEKKTSAIAAWDGSGWSGQHSCERLLNKCFIELDDDDCIRMHDHLRDLGREIANHQSPHRLWSTQQIINIDSETQRIGIRGIMATTTGCTSEVEEISLCFQGRKIRVNTNRGYYSFTPSLLGLKILHVRGNYFNQVIADISKDLVWLRWFAIGHNNLGSLGSLKKLRVLELYGKKFSNHFSEELWETDGDAPVQLRELVISECHNFQRFPKSIGFLKDLQKLVLTNEYGNEMKNLPKEFCLLQSLEHLELSGCQKLSSLPSSFGQLRNLRHIDLSGCEELKKLPVSFKELTLLQHLNLKGCSKLTLESDILENMMKLENLDLSNCERLEELPRHITNQVSLRELHLYGIRMLREIPMNISQLSKLKVMEIGSELLTSLPTSLGDLCSLTSLIISECPKLECVPDTLGHLNLLEYLEISNSGVKSLPQSTGQLNNLQRLDIHGCPISQLDLRAWLFASSLCSLKQINLSRTEVSKISIPRDCCPGLRTIFIDYNKHLTEIEILPSTVESIRLMECKMVRSIWGIDGLVNMQWLMITDCPKLDALPNFAQFSSLRVFELRGCYRVKKIHGLEHCTALEELTAETRWKEAGIECLERMERLRIVNLTATNRSSVEGCIQSMQNLPDKILICTRAVPDASSFVNFVSNYLSVINSNDKQNMSFNADGTLVCFVVECQSPKTNLLLMGGNVGCYKSISWAEVEKGKWVWIALFSQFSEWHNEKVYHVSTSPGSLEGAFSIPIRHQKGTIPLSFNMSQSPVNIISTVPSYEVEIAYAVGAKMERLVEAFKFLWQTVPN; encoded by the exons ATGGCATCTACTTCTGCTTCTAGTTGTAATACTGGATGTCAACAAGAGAATGAGCATACAAATGCATCTGAAGGAATTGTTCCATCTCCATCTACTTCTGTTACAGCCTCAATGGGATCCCTGTTTTCATCCTGTTTTAGCTGGTTTTCTTTCTTAGTTTCTCTCTGTTCAACTAAATCCCATTCTGTGCCATTAACATCTGCCTCTAGTATTCGGGTTAGAGATGATTGTGAGGGCATCTCACCATCTCCATCCGCCACACATGCTTTTGAACAAGTTACACCATCTCCTTCTACTTCTGGTAGATCCACAATGCCAGAGGGAAAGCTGCCCTATGATATATTTATTAATCATCGTGGCCCTGATGCAAAAAAGACACTCGCCACCGATCTCTACAATACCCTCAATGGCATGGGATTGAGGGTTTTCCTTGATTCCCAAGAGCTTGAATTGGGGGATTTCTTGCCTACAGAGATTGAAGAAGTAATGCGCAGGGCTTCACTTCATATAGCTATACTTTCTCCGAGGTATGCACAATCCCCATGGTGTTTGGCGGAGCTTTCATTTATGCTTAAAACACGCACTCCAATTGTCCCTATTTTCTATCATATTGAGCCTGCTGATGTCCGACATGCGAAAGGAGTCTATGCTGAGGCATTTTCAGAGCACCAAAAGAAGGGTAGGTATACCTCAGAAAAACTTCAGGATTGGAAGAACGCACTCAACAATGTTTCATATAATGTTGGTGGCATCATTCATAATGAAGA TGACGAGGGGAGCCTGCTCATGAGTATTAtcaatcatgttttgaagatgataAAAAATGTGCCATTTGTGGTTGCCAAACATCCAATTGGCCTAGATGAAGCTGTCATAGACTTTGAAAGGACATTTCAATCTGAAGAAAGCTCCCACACTGTGCAAATTGTGGGAATTTGGGGCATGGGAGGCTCTGGCAAAACTACTCTTGCCAAACAATTCTTTAACAATAAATACACAACTATGGAAAAGTCTAGTTTTCTCTTTGATGTTAGAGAAGCTGCATCAAAAAGTGTATTGCACGATAAACAAAAAAAGCTCTTAGAGGACCTTGGTCTCCATGGTCTGTCACTTGACAATATAGAAGAAGGGAAGGGAATCCTTGCCAACCGTTTGAGATCTGTTCGAGTGCTGATCATTCTAGATGATGTGGACAATGAAGATCAATTAGATGCTCTAGTGCCTAATAAGAACAGTCTTGGATGGGGTAGTTTGATTGTAGTTACTACAAGAGAACTTGAAGTCCTTCAACAATGGGGCATTTCATCCATTTATAAAATGAAACTATTAGATCCACTTCATGCCAAGCAACTGTTTTGTTGGCATGCTTTCTTGAAGCCTACTCCACTCCAAGAGTTTGAAGATTTGGTTGAAAGCTTTCTAAAGGTTTGCAATGGATTACCATTGTCTTTAAAGATTTTTGGAGCACAGTTATATGGTAAATCTAGCAAAGATTATTGGAAGACTCAATTGCATAAGATTTCTAGGATACTACATAAAGATGTCAAGGATAGACTAAAAATAAGTTATGATGCATTAGATGATGAAGAGAAGCAGATATTCTTAGATACTGCATGCTTTTTCATTGGAGAGAAGAAAACTTCAGCAATTGCAGCTTGGGATGGATCAGGGTGGAGTGGTCAGCATAGCTGTGAAAGACTTTTAAATAAGTGTTTCATTGAACTTGATGATGATGACTGCATACGAATGCATGACCATTTAAGAGATTTGGGCAGAGAAATTGCAAATCATCAGTCACCCCACCGTCTCTGGTCTACCCAGCAGATTATTAATATTGATAGTGAAACACAG AGAATTGGCATTCGGGGAATAATGGCCACGACTACTGGCTGCACAAGCGAGGTTGAGGAGATATCTCTATGTTTCCAGGGAAGGAAGATCAGAGTTAACACAAACAGAGGATATTATTCTTTCACACCCTCTTTGCTTGGATTGAAAATTTTACATGTTAGAGGAAATTATTTTAATCAAGTGATCGCTGATATATCTAAAGATCTGGTATGGCTTCGCTGGTTTGCTATTGGGCATAACAATCTGGGTTCACTAGGTTCATTGAAAAAATTGAGGGTTTTAGAACTCTATGGAAAAAAGTTCTCGAACCATTTCTCAGAAGAACTGTGGGAGACTGACGGTGAT GCTCCTGTTCAGTTAAGAGAGTTGGTTATTTCTGAATGCCATAATTTCCAAAGATTTCCAAAGTCAATAGGATTTCTCAAGGATTTGCAGAAACTAGTTCTTACAAACGAATATGGGAACGAGATGAAGAACCTACCAAAAGAATTTTGCCTTCTTCAATCATTGGAGCATCTGGAATTATCTGGGTGTCAAAAGCTATCGTCATTACCCAGCAGTTTTGGTCAATTGAGAAACCTTAGGCATATTGATTTGTCCGGTTGTGAGGAATTGAAGAAGCTGCCAGTCTCTTTTAAGGAGCTCACCCTCCTGCAACACCTCAACTTAAAGGGATGTTCTAAACTCACCTTAGAGTCAGATATTCTAGAAAATATGATGAAGCTTGAGAATTTAGACCTTTCCAACTGTGAGCGACTGGAAGAGTTACCTCGTCACATCACAAATCAGGTGTCTTTGAGAGAACTTCATTTATATGGCATCCGCATGTTAAGGGAGATACCAATGAATATCAGTCAGCTGAGCAAGTTGAAAGTGATGGAGATCGGGAGTGAGTTACTCACAAGTTTGCCGACATCTCTTGGAGATTTGTGCTCTTTGACTAGTCTTATAATTAGTGAATGTCCCAAGCTGGAATGTGTGCCAGACACACTAGGGCATCTTAATCTCTTAGAATATTTAGAGATTTCTAATTCAGGAGTGAAATCTTTACCACAATCAACGGGGCAACTAAATAATCTTCAAAGACTGGATATTCATGGGTGCCCAATCAGCCAATTGGATCTCCGGGCGTGGTTGTTTGCTTCTTCTCTCTGCAGCCTTAAGCAGATAAATTTGTCTAGAACAGAAGTGTCCAAGATTTCCATCCCTCGGGACTGTTGTCCAGGCCTTCGGACTATCTTCATTGACTATAATAAACATCTAACGGAGATAGAAATTCTACCAAGTACAGTGGAGAGCATAAGATTGATGGAGTGTAAAATGGTGAGGAGCATATGGGGTATTGATGGTCTGGTAAATATGCAATGGCTGATGATAACTGATTGCCCCAAGTTAGATGCGCTTCCCAATTTTGCCCAATTTTCATCTCTCCGAGTATTTGAACTCAGAGGCTGCTACAGAGTTAAGAAAATACATGGCTTGGAGCATTGCACAGCTTTGGAGGAGCTGACAGCAGAAACGAGGTGGAAGGAGGCGGGCATAGAATGTTTGGAGCGCATGGAAAGATTGAGGATTGTGAATCTCACAGCGACCAACAGATCAAGTGTTGAAGGTTGCATTCAAAGCATGCAG AACTTGCCAGACAAAATTCTGATATGTACGCGGGCAGTCCCTGATGCGAGTTCATTTGTAAACTTTGTCTCTAACTATCTCTCTGTCATCAACTCAAATGATAAGCAGAATATGAGTTTCAATGCCGATGGAACACTGGTATGCTTTGTTGTGGAATGCCAGTCTCCTAAAACAAATTTGCTGTTAATGGGCGGTAATGTGGGCTGTTACAAGAGCATATCTTGGGCGGAGGTGGAGAAGGGTAAATGGGTATGGATAGCCCTGTTCTCACAATTTTCCGAGTGGCACAATGAAAAGGTGTATCATGTATCCACATCACCAGGGAGCTTGGAAGGAGCATTCTCAATCCCCATAAGACATCAAAAAGGAACAATACCGCTAAGCTTTAACATGTCACAAAGCCCAGTGAACATCATAAGCACAGTCCCTTCATATGAGGTGGAAATAGCATATGCTGTGGGGGCAAAAATGGAGAGGCTTGTGGAGGCTTTCAAATTCTTATGGCAGACAGTACCAAATTAA